The following proteins are co-located in the Polystyrenella longa genome:
- a CDS encoding phosphoglycerate kinase translates to MAKNTITDVDVAGKTVLMRVDFNVPLNDQLQITDDRRIQMALPSIKSVLDRGGKVILMSHLGRPKGDGTADDAKYSLKPAADRLGVVIDQKVIFATDTVGSDAKAKAAALKPSEVLVLENLRFNAGEKKGDATFASDLAAMADIYCNDAFGTCHRTDASMVAVPEAMAGKPRVVGFLVSKEIQYLTDVISSPDRPFVAILGGAKVSDKIKVIDNLLGICDKILIGGAMAYTFALAQGGKIGKSLVEPDKVGLAKELLDKGGDKLVLPVDTHCGDGFSSDCNKEYVRAGEIKDDFEGFDIGPETAKIYAEIVKNAKTVVWNGPMGVFEMSPFDEGTRAVAEAIAASDAVSIIGGGDSAAAVQQLGFADQVSHVSTGGGASLAMLEGQKFAAVELLDDK, encoded by the coding sequence ATGGCTAAAAATACGATCACTGATGTTGATGTCGCTGGTAAGACTGTATTAATGCGTGTCGATTTTAATGTTCCTTTGAACGATCAACTCCAGATCACGGACGACCGTCGAATCCAGATGGCGTTGCCTTCGATTAAATCAGTCCTCGACCGAGGCGGCAAAGTCATTCTGATGAGCCATTTAGGGCGACCCAAAGGGGACGGAACAGCTGATGATGCCAAATACAGCCTGAAACCTGCGGCGGACCGACTCGGTGTGGTCATCGATCAGAAGGTGATCTTCGCGACTGATACTGTCGGTTCCGATGCCAAAGCGAAAGCGGCTGCCCTCAAACCAAGTGAAGTGCTCGTCCTCGAAAACCTGCGATTCAATGCGGGCGAGAAAAAAGGGGATGCAACCTTCGCCAGCGATTTGGCGGCTATGGCCGATATCTACTGTAACGATGCATTCGGCACCTGCCATCGGACCGATGCTTCCATGGTTGCTGTACCCGAAGCAATGGCTGGGAAACCTCGAGTGGTCGGTTTTCTGGTCAGCAAAGAAATTCAATACTTGACGGATGTTATTTCGAGTCCTGATCGTCCATTTGTCGCGATTCTGGGAGGGGCGAAAGTCTCTGACAAAATCAAAGTGATCGACAACCTGCTCGGCATTTGTGACAAAATTCTGATCGGTGGAGCGATGGCCTATACCTTCGCCCTCGCACAGGGTGGCAAGATCGGAAAGAGCCTCGTAGAGCCAGACAAAGTCGGTCTGGCAAAAGAACTGCTCGATAAAGGGGGAGACAAACTCGTCCTGCCTGTTGACACTCATTGTGGCGATGGCTTCAGCTCAGACTGCAATAAAGAGTACGTCCGTGCCGGTGAAATCAAAGATGATTTTGAAGGTTTTGATATCGGACCCGAAACAGCAAAAATCTACGCCGAGATCGTCAAAAACGCTAAAACCGTCGTTTGGAATGGGCCGATGGGCGTGTTTGAAATGTCTCCCTTCGACGAAGGAACTCGTGCCGTCGCCGAAGCGATCGCTGCTTCTGACGCCGTGAGCATTATTGGAGGGGGCGATTCCGCCGCCGCTGTTCAGCAGCTCGGATTTGCTGACCAGGTTTCTCATGTGAGCACCGGTGGAGGTGCCAGTCTGGCCATGCTGGAAGGCCAAAAATTCGCCGCCGTGGAACTGCTCGACGACAAATAA
- a CDS encoding ABC transporter substrate-binding protein: MRLVTSFSIAMFSLALPLICLLLIGCDKSATNSSTSDNSVQINEIEIPANYPLTVTDELQREVKIVTPPQRIVSLSPSNTETLFVLGLEDRIVGVTHLCDYPPAALEKEKVGDFNANSISMERIISMKPDLVISGGGFHQDVISNLTRLNVTVLAVEPKQFDQIYARIELLGKVCDVEPKATELVESLKKRVAVVRKRSIEIKPDPPIKVFYQIWNDPISTTGNVSFIGEMLQTVQVNNVFSDLNTGYAPITEEALLVKNPELFLIPMYHGGEEDVEQILSRPAWQGIDAIKNKRIAFLPDDEVSRHGPRFVEGLEAIFHACYPEATLD; the protein is encoded by the coding sequence ATGCGCCTGGTTACTTCATTTTCTATTGCGATGTTCTCGCTCGCCCTCCCCCTGATCTGCCTGCTTTTGATCGGTTGCGATAAATCGGCGACTAATAGTTCGACAAGTGACAACTCGGTTCAAATCAACGAAATCGAGATCCCTGCGAATTATCCCCTGACCGTCACGGACGAGTTGCAGCGAGAAGTGAAGATTGTCACTCCTCCACAGAGGATCGTTTCACTCTCGCCTTCGAATACAGAAACTCTATTCGTACTCGGTTTAGAAGATCGAATCGTAGGGGTCACTCACCTTTGTGACTATCCACCTGCCGCACTCGAGAAAGAAAAGGTAGGCGACTTCAACGCGAACAGCATCAGTATGGAGCGGATTATCTCGATGAAACCAGACCTCGTCATTTCGGGGGGGGGATTTCATCAGGACGTGATCAGTAATCTGACCAGATTGAATGTCACCGTCTTAGCAGTGGAACCGAAGCAGTTCGATCAGATCTATGCTCGAATTGAATTGCTGGGAAAGGTTTGTGATGTCGAACCGAAAGCGACGGAACTGGTGGAGAGCCTGAAGAAGCGAGTCGCAGTGGTCCGAAAAAGGTCTATCGAAATAAAGCCTGATCCACCTATTAAAGTCTTTTACCAAATCTGGAATGATCCTATTTCCACGACAGGGAATGTCTCGTTCATTGGTGAAATGCTTCAGACAGTGCAAGTCAATAACGTCTTCTCCGACTTGAACACAGGCTACGCCCCCATCACCGAAGAAGCCCTGTTAGTCAAAAATCCCGAACTGTTCCTGATTCCGATGTACCATGGAGGAGAGGAAGACGTAGAACAAATCCTGTCCCGTCCCGCCTGGCAGGGCATCGATGCAATTAAAAACAAACGAATTGCTTTTCTGCCTGACGATGAAGTCTCCCGACATGGGCCCCGTTTCGTTGAGGGGCTCGAAGCGATCTTCCACGCCTGCTATCCTGAAGCAACATTGGATTAA
- a CDS encoding FecCD family ABC transporter permease — translation MPTGQPSSSRWSRFLILGGGVGLLMIISLGVGDVYVSPGDVLSALFGGGNIDITTRNIVTELRLPRILLSVIVGAGLGTAGAGYQGMFRNPLADPFVIGASSGAAFGAAVAIMMQWGDTPFGWGAVPVSAMAGAMLAVGIVYGIASAGGKIPTVSLLLAGIAVSSIFSSMVALIMFMNEEKLARITGWLMGSFAGANWDILWPTAAVITCCASLLWFFSRGLDVLTFGEESAASLGFQMSQIKFIVILLATLATATAVAAGGIIGFIGLLAPHGARMLFGARHARVIPASALIGGALLLLADDVSRSAMDSRELPVGVICALLGSPFFLYLLKTRQYSIDAEAGG, via the coding sequence ATGCCGACTGGCCAACCCTCCTCTTCCCGCTGGAGTCGATTTTTAATATTGGGCGGTGGTGTTGGTCTGTTGATGATCATCAGCCTGGGGGTGGGCGATGTCTATGTCTCACCGGGCGATGTGCTGTCCGCTCTGTTTGGTGGCGGCAATATTGACATCACAACACGAAACATTGTCACAGAACTGCGGTTACCCCGCATTTTGCTATCAGTGATCGTGGGTGCGGGGCTGGGAACAGCGGGGGCTGGCTATCAGGGTATGTTTCGTAATCCTCTCGCCGATCCGTTCGTGATCGGCGCTTCCAGCGGTGCCGCCTTTGGTGCAGCGGTCGCCATCATGATGCAGTGGGGTGACACTCCATTTGGATGGGGGGCCGTTCCCGTGTCCGCCATGGCAGGGGCAATGCTGGCCGTCGGTATCGTTTACGGAATCGCTTCTGCGGGAGGAAAAATCCCGACCGTCTCACTCTTACTGGCCGGAATCGCCGTCAGCAGTATTTTTAGTTCGATGGTCGCGTTAATCATGTTTATGAATGAAGAAAAACTGGCTCGCATTACAGGTTGGCTCATGGGAAGTTTCGCCGGAGCTAACTGGGACATCCTCTGGCCCACCGCTGCGGTCATTACCTGTTGTGCCTCATTGCTCTGGTTTTTCTCGCGAGGACTTGATGTGTTGACCTTCGGAGAAGAGAGTGCCGCATCACTTGGTTTTCAAATGAGTCAAATCAAGTTCATCGTTATTCTGTTGGCAACGCTCGCTACGGCCACAGCAGTAGCGGCAGGGGGCATCATCGGGTTCATCGGGTTACTCGCTCCCCACGGCGCTCGAATGTTATTCGGTGCCCGGCACGCGAGGGTCATTCCCGCCAGTGCCCTGATCGGCGGAGCGTTGTTACTGCTGGCAGATGATGTTTCCCGCTCCGCCATGGATAGTCGCGAACTACCGGTCGGTGTAATCTGCGCTTTATTGGGAAGCCCATTTTTTCTGTATCTACTTAAGACTCGACAGTACTCTATTGATGCAGAAGCGGGAGGTTAA
- a CDS encoding ABC transporter ATP-binding protein, giving the protein MLKADLLTCAYGNNPILDQISVELIPGEVLVLIGPNGAGKTTLMRALSRLLKPTAGQVLLADEDIWKQKPRDVAQRLALAVQQEQRDWALTLEEAVSLGRSPYKGWTGRMDATDQNIVEEAMAQMGVQELRDREITSLSGGEWRRMILARVLTQQPEILLLDEPTSGLDLKYQYEILTLVRQLAHEKQLTIALTLHDLNQAALYADRIALISKRNIVAIGKPDEVLTPAIIEQAYEVEVQVLRHPEHQTPLVVPLGTRSR; this is encoded by the coding sequence ATGTTAAAGGCAGATCTCCTTACATGTGCCTATGGAAATAATCCAATTTTGGACCAAATCTCGGTTGAGTTAATTCCGGGAGAAGTTCTGGTTCTGATCGGTCCCAATGGTGCCGGTAAAACGACTTTAATGCGCGCGCTCTCTCGTCTGTTAAAACCGACGGCGGGACAAGTCCTATTGGCAGACGAAGATATCTGGAAGCAGAAACCAAGAGACGTTGCCCAGCGACTCGCCCTCGCCGTACAACAGGAACAACGCGACTGGGCATTGACGCTGGAAGAAGCGGTCAGTTTGGGACGGTCTCCCTATAAAGGGTGGACGGGGCGGATGGATGCCACCGACCAGAATATCGTCGAAGAGGCGATGGCTCAGATGGGGGTGCAGGAGCTGCGCGACCGCGAGATCACGTCTTTGTCTGGTGGAGAGTGGCGCCGGATGATTCTGGCACGGGTGCTGACTCAACAACCCGAAATCCTTCTGCTGGATGAACCGACCTCCGGTTTGGATTTGAAGTATCAGTATGAAATCCTGACCCTCGTCCGACAGTTGGCGCATGAGAAACAACTGACGATTGCTCTGACGCTCCACGACTTAAACCAAGCGGCGCTCTATGCCGACCGGATCGCCTTGATTTCCAAACGGAATATCGTCGCCATTGGTAAACCAGACGAAGTCCTCACACCGGCCATCATCGAGCAGGCCTATGAAGTCGAAGTCCAGGTATTGCGGCATCCGGAACACCAGACGCCTCTGGTCGTTCCCCTGGGAACGCGTTCCCGCTGA